The following proteins are encoded in a genomic region of Oscillospiraceae bacterium:
- a CDS encoding DapH/DapD/GlmU-related protein: MNLQTLFGIIKNRLYRVIKGPVKYAKKIGVNVKGNLYIYGRVSWSTEPWIISIGDNVHITDGVKFITHDGGTLLYRRLIPDLEITKPITVGDSVYIGNNVIILPGVTIGNNVVIGAGAVVTKNIPDNSVAVGVPARVIKTADEYLEKLKRESLHLGHLVGREKDAELKKIYHYEGKSKGIYW, translated from the coding sequence ATGAATTTGCAAACTCTGTTTGGGATTATAAAGAACAGGTTATACCGTGTGATAAAAGGGCCTGTTAAGTACGCAAAAAAAATAGGAGTCAACGTCAAAGGTAATCTTTATATCTACGGAAGAGTCAGCTGGAGCACCGAACCGTGGATTATTTCAATCGGTGATAACGTACATATCACTGACGGAGTTAAATTTATCACACATGACGGGGGCACCTTGTTATATAGAAGATTGATTCCGGATTTGGAAATCACGAAACCGATAACCGTCGGTGACTCTGTGTATATCGGTAACAATGTGATTATTTTACCCGGTGTTACCATCGGTAATAATGTTGTGATAGGAGCCGGAGCAGTCGTAACCAAAAACATCCCGGACAATTCCGTCGCAGTCGGCGTTCCCGCAAGAGTTATCAAGACGGCTGATGAATATCTTGAAAAGCTGAAACGTGAATCGCTGCATTTGGGCCATTTAGTCGGTCGCGAAAAGGACGCCGAATTAAAAAAAATTTATCATTACGAAGGCAAATCAAAAGGAATATATTGGTGA
- a CDS encoding polysaccharide biosynthesis protein: MSIFINNTLMITGGTGSFGNAVLNRFLATDIGEIRIFSRDEKKQDDMRHEFQVKMPEVSDKIKFFIGDVRDLASVKNAMHGVDYIFHAAALKQVPSCEFFPLEAVKTNVLGTDNVLTAAIEEGVKTVICLSTDKAAYPVNAMGTSKAMMEKVIVAKSRTVSPDRTKICCTRYGNVMCSRGSVIPLWIDQINAGMPITVTEPNMTRFIMSLEEAVELVLFAFTNGVSGDILVQKAPACTIGVLAQAVKELFDPENKIEVKTIGIRHGEKMFETLLTNEECAQAIDLGDFFRVPCDKRDLNYDKYFKDGDTSRNTLSEFDSGNTQLLTVEQVKDKLLTLQYIRDELIRREKALHNGGTQ; the protein is encoded by the coding sequence ATGTCTATTTTCATTAATAATACTCTTATGATCACCGGTGGCACCGGTTCTTTCGGAAACGCCGTTTTGAACCGCTTTCTCGCCACCGACATCGGCGAAATCCGTATCTTTTCCCGGGATGAGAAGAAACAGGACGACATGCGGCATGAGTTTCAAGTGAAAATGCCGGAGGTTTCGGACAAAATCAAATTCTTTATCGGAGATGTGCGCGACCTTGCTTCTGTAAAAAACGCCATGCACGGAGTGGATTATATTTTTCACGCAGCCGCGCTGAAACAGGTACCGTCCTGCGAATTTTTTCCGCTCGAGGCTGTCAAGACCAATGTGCTCGGCACCGACAACGTGTTGACCGCCGCTATCGAAGAGGGCGTCAAGACTGTTATCTGCCTGTCAACTGATAAAGCCGCCTATCCCGTCAACGCCATGGGGACAAGCAAGGCGATGATGGAAAAAGTGATTGTCGCAAAATCCCGGACAGTTTCACCGGACAGGACTAAAATCTGCTGCACGCGTTACGGTAACGTCATGTGCAGCCGTGGTTCAGTCATTCCGCTCTGGATTGATCAGATCAATGCCGGTATGCCCATCACGGTCACCGAACCGAATATGACCCGTTTTATCATGTCGCTCGAAGAAGCGGTCGAGCTTGTATTGTTCGCCTTTACAAACGGTGTCTCGGGTGATATTCTGGTACAAAAGGCACCCGCATGCACAATCGGGGTACTTGCACAAGCTGTAAAAGAACTATTCGATCCGGAAAACAAGATAGAGGTCAAGACCATCGGCATCCGCCACGGGGAAAAAATGTTTGAAACACTTCTGACCAATGAGGAGTGTGCCCAAGCAATAGATCTTGGCGACTTTTTCCGCGTTCCCTGCGACAAGCGGGATTTAAATTATGATAAATATTTCAAAGACGGTGATACCAGCCGTAATACGCTCAGCGAATTTGATTCCGGCAACACACAGCTTTTAACGGTTGAACAAGTCAAGGACAAGCTTTTAACACTTCAATACATACGCGATGAACTCATAAGGCGAGAAAAAGCACTTCATAACGGAGGCACACAATGA
- a CDS encoding capsular polysaccharide biosynthesis protein CapF: MNILITGARGFIGKNLCAALKNIRDGKDKSFGMNPDIHLLEFDLETDPALLNNYCKDADFIFHLAGVNRPTDKSEFMTGNFGFTSLLLDTLKKYQNTCPVMISSSIQAELDNPYGQSKKAGEDLMFAYSRETGAKVLVYRFPNVFGKWCKPNYNSAVATFCYNIANDLPITVNDRSVMMTLVYIDDVITELICALDGHENCSGEYCKVSTEHKIKLGEIADLIYEFKASRDHKSIPDMSDEFTKKLYATYLSYLPTDKFSYLLNPNIDSRGSFTEILRTSDRGQFSVNISKPGITKGNHWHNTKNEKFLVVSGKGVIRFRKIDTAEVYEYYVNGGKPEAVDIPTGYTHNIENLGDTDMVTFMWASECFDPDKPDTFYEEV; encoded by the coding sequence ATGAACATCCTCATTACGGGGGCACGCGGTTTTATCGGTAAAAATTTATGCGCGGCGTTAAAAAACATCAGAGACGGCAAGGATAAATCGTTCGGCATGAATCCGGATATTCATCTGCTGGAATTTGATTTGGAAACCGATCCTGCTTTGTTGAATAATTATTGCAAAGATGCCGATTTCATCTTTCATCTTGCGGGGGTTAACCGTCCAACAGACAAGTCCGAATTCATGACCGGCAATTTCGGCTTTACCTCATTGCTGCTTGATACTCTCAAAAAGTATCAAAACACCTGCCCGGTGATGATCTCTTCTTCCATCCAAGCTGAATTGGATAATCCCTACGGACAGAGCAAAAAGGCCGGAGAGGATCTGATGTTTGCCTATTCGCGGGAAACAGGCGCAAAAGTGCTTGTCTACCGATTCCCCAACGTATTCGGAAAATGGTGCAAGCCCAACTACAACAGCGCTGTGGCGACCTTTTGCTACAATATCGCAAACGACTTACCGATCACAGTCAACGACCGGAGCGTTATGATGACGCTGGTCTACATTGACGACGTGATCACGGAGCTCATTTGTGCTTTAGACGGCCATGAAAACTGCAGCGGTGAATATTGCAAAGTGTCAACAGAACATAAAATCAAACTTGGGGAAATTGCCGATCTGATTTATGAATTTAAAGCAAGCCGTGATCATAAAAGCATTCCCGATATGTCCGACGAATTTACAAAAAAGCTGTACGCAACGTATCTCTCTTATCTGCCGACAGACAAATTCAGTTATCTTTTAAATCCGAACATAGACAGCCGGGGCAGCTTTACGGAAATATTGCGTACCTCCGACCGGGGGCAGTTTTCTGTCAATATCTCGAAACCCGGCATTACAAAGGGCAACCACTGGCACAATACCAAAAATGAAAAGTTCCTTGTCGTCAGCGGAAAAGGCGTGATTCGGTTCAGAAAAATTGACACCGCCGAAGTTTATGAGTATTATGTAAACGGCGGCAAACCGGAAGCAGTTGATATACCGACCGGATATACACACAACATCGAAAACCTCGGCGACACCGATATGGTGACTTTTATGTGGGCCAGCGAGTGTTTTGACCCGGACAAACCGGACACTTTTTATGAGGAAGTGTAA